Below is a genomic region from Bacillus mycoides.
TTTTCGAGTTACTTTTTAAGCAATATTGGGATTAGCTTTTTTACCAATCCACATACCTAAGCCCACCATGCCAAGCCAACAGCAAATTGCTAACATAAACATCAATCGTTGTACGGATAACCCTTCAATTTGCATTTGACCCTTCCCAACAATTGTTTGGAAAAGTTGCGACCATTCGACATCGTAAAACACCCCTACTCCCACAATCACAATCAATATAAAAAATTGTAAAAATATATTCCCCATATTTCTCCATGTTGTGTAAATGAGTAAAGAAAGCTCTCTATGTGTAGCATTCACCATATATACTTTCATATTATTTTGAGAAGAGATACTATTAATGGCATAGCTCCCAAATGTAACGCTAAGGACTATAAATATTGGAGAATAAAACCCGAATATCATGATTAAAGTACTTACTAAAAACAAATGGATTGGATTAACTTTCTTAGCAGCTTTGATATCTAAAAATATGGACATCAAAATCCCTAATAGGTATGGTCCAACTACAATGAAAATACAGGTTAACATGTTATAGAAAGTAAAACTATAAAAAATACCCATCAAAAATAAATATCCATTTCCTAATCCAAGTAAAAATGATTCTGCCTTTAAGCGAATTGGTAAAGAAGATGAAAGTTTATGAAAGAACTTTCCTTTCAACAAACTCAAAAACATGAAACAAATAAGCGCTATAGAAAGTAGAAAAAAATAAAAAATATATTGTTCATTATTTATGTTACGACTTGTTCGAATCAAAAGAATAAGCATTGAGACAAAAAGAAACTTTCCTACAACCGATACGATGGAGATAGGTAAAAGCCCTTTGGCTAACTCTGTTCTCGGCATTTTTTTTATAGCAAAAAGGATACTGATTAAACAAATCCCATATATGCATGTTATCAGCGGCGGCGATAAAAAACTAATCGCTAACAAAACGATTATTAGTAAAAGAAAAACGATACCAATAATAATCGCTTGTTGATTTTTATTATAAACCTTTCCCCCGCCTTCCACATGTAGAAACAATAAAGTACTCGTCATGGTAGAAATTGTACTAACTGCAAAACCAGAAACTAACGCACTTATTTCTAGCCATCTTGAACTCCATCCAAAGAAAGTAACACTAAGTAATGATACTATCAGAATAGAAACAGTCCAATATAAGGAGCGGTGAATCCCAGCCTTATTCACAATAGGTATCCAGATAAACACACCCGTCATATAAGTTGTATAAAACAGGATTGATGGCCAGTATCCCTCAAAGCCTTTCGAAATCTGTAATCCATAAACAATGTAAATAAGCATGGGTGTAAAGATAGTCGTTATTAGTAGACTAAATGTAGTTATACTTTGCACCACAAGTCTTTTTTGCTTTGTCGTATGTATCGTATAACACCTCACTTAAAATGAAATCAGTAGTTGTTATTACTTATTCTGTCCGGAACGAGGTTGTTATATATGCGCAATCCAATTGAAATTCCCATTACGAGGTAAACTCAATCTAAATCCACATTAAATTAAGTAGCGTGCAAAAAAGGTGGATTTTGTGATTCTTATAAATAAAATTAATGGATATATTCAAAACCTTAATCATAAATGGAACAAATGTGTTACTTAGATTGTCTATTACGTATAAAAAAGGTGCTTTTGGTAGTTCTCTCATTTTGTAATGCAAGAAACACAAGATGAGTGCTATCCTGTGCATTTGTTAATTGTATAGGTATGTAAAATACCTATACAAAATCCATATATTCTTGAAAGAGGTTGAAAATGTATGATAGTTTCAAAGAAGTTTTTTCACATTTCGCATTATAAAAAGATGTTACCTGTAGTATTACTTTCATGTGTAACGCTTATAGGCTGTTCCAATAGTAATATTCAATCCGCACCACCGAAACAAACCAAACAAGAAAATACAAGTAATCATTCTTTTGTAAAGCTGGAAAAAGAATATGATGCTAAACTTGGTATTTATGCATTAGACACAGGTACGAATCAAACCGTTACTTATCGTTCAGATGAACGGTTTGCATACGCATCTACCCACAAAGCCCTTGCTGTTGGAGCACTGTTACAAAAGAAATCAATAGAAGATTTAGATCAAAGAATTAAGTATACTAGCAAAGATCTTGTGAATTACAATCCAATTACTGAAAAATATGTAGATACAGGTATGACTCTGAAAGAGCTTGCGGATGCTTCCCTTCGATATAGCGATAATACTGCACAAAATCTTATTCTTAAGCAATTAGGTGGGCCAAGTGAATTCAAAAAATCACTGAGAGAAATAGGAGATACTGTCACAAACCCTGAACGTTTTGAACCAGAATTAAACGAAGTACAGCCAGGAGACACTCGTGATACTAGTACCCCAAAGGCATTAGCTACTAGTCTTCAAGCATACGCGCTAGGCGATATACTTTCAGTTGAGAAACGGAACTTTTTAATAGATTTGATGAAAAGAAATACTACGGGGGACAACTTAATTCGTGCTGGAGTTCCAGGAGAATGGGAAGTAGCCGATAAGACCGGCTCTGGGTCTTATGGAACAAGGAATGATATTGCAATCATTTGGCCACCAAATAAAAAGCCAATTATTCTTGCGATACTTTCTAATCATGCGAAAGAAGATGCGAAATACGATGATAAACTTATTGCAAATGCAACTAAAATAGTGTTAGACGCTTTAAAAGTAACGAATAAATAATTACTCCAAAGAATGACTTAGTTAAAATTCATATTTCATTTGAAGACCGTTGATATTGAAAGAGTACAAAAAAGAACCTGTAGAATATACTACAAGTTCTTTTTCAAAAATTGTTAAAAAGGGAATAACAAACTATCTTAACATTCAATACAGGGAGACCATTTTAATTATGGCTTGGTTATATTGTATATCAAATATAAATATTTGAAGAAACTAATTTCGAAAATTATGTGAATTAAAAAAATAGGGTGTTTATATTAAATTTCGTTTACTACCAACTTCTTCTTACTTAAATAGACTGCACGGTCTGATTTTTTAGCAACTTCCTGTGAGTGCGTCACAACAATAATACATTTATTTTCTTTATGTGCAAGTTCTTGAAACAGTTCTATTATATCCATTGCCGTTTCTTCGTCGAGGTTTCCTGTCGGCTCATCCGCAATCAGTAAATCAACATTACAAGATAACGCTCGAGCGATTGCAACACGCTGCTGTTGCCCGCCACTTAGTTGCAGAACATTTCGTTTCGCTTCTACTTCTGTAAGTCCTACTTTCTCTAATAATTCTAATGCCCTTGCCGTTTTATTTTGCACTTTAACACCTGTAATTTCCATTGCTGTTAAGACATTTTGAAGAGCACTCATATAGGTAATCAAATTATAAGATTGGAAAATTACCGATACATTTTGATTACGGTACCGATCCAAACCAATTTTTCGAATATCCTTTCCATTAAATAGTACATAACCATTTTTAGGTATATCTAGCCCACAACCCAAGCTAAGCGTAGTGGTTTTACCAGATCCGGATGGTCCTAGAATCGTGTAGAAATGTCCTTTTTGAAAAGAAAAGTTAACATTTTCTAGTATCGCTACTTTTTTTCCGTTACTTTCATAATAATAATCTAAGTTTTTAAATTGTAAAATCGTCTCCATATCGAGCCTCCTTATTCATCTTTTAAAAGAATTTGTTTTGGATTCAGGCGTAGAATAGATAATGCTGGAAGAAGCGTTGCTAATATAGCAATAGCTAGTCCAATCCCCCCCATTTTCCCTACATCTTCGCCTGTTACACTTACATTAATTTTATCAATTGGATCCTCTTTTTGATTTTGTACAGTTCCACCAGGTCCAGCTACCATTACAGTTCCATTTTGTGAGGTGTTTGTTTCTTCTCCTGCTGTAGCAATTTCACTCGAAAGTAAATTATTCCCTATGAATTGAGAAATTTTTGCTCCTGTTGTTATGGATAATCCAAATGCTAAAATAGCGATACATACTACTTCTACTACGAACTGCGCCATCAGTTTCCACTTTTTCTCTCCAATGGACAATAGAATCCCCATTTCCTTACGACGTGCTTTAATCGATAACATAATGATTAACCCTAAAATAATCGCACCTGCAATTGATACAATATAAATAATCATTTGAGAAGTTGATGAGATATTTTCGATAGGCCCAATCATTTGTTTGTACAACGAATCATGTGCATCTAATTTATAATAATTAAAATCAATATCAGATTTTTTTGCTTCTTCTTTAAATGCTTCAATGTTTTGTGGATCTTTCAAGAAATACACGACTTGAATGCTACTTATACCTTGATCTATTTCTAATTTTTTCATAGTTGAATGCGGCATATATAGTTTATTAGCTGGATCCATTATAGGAGGAGCTTGTTGCCCCATTGCTTGCTCATTCGTTTCGTAAATACCGATAATTTCAACCTCCAGGGTTTCCTTCTTATCCCCTGATTGCACTTTAACTTTGTCTCCTACTTTCAAGTTGTTTAATTCCGCTAATCGTTTTTCCATTAAAGCTACATTCTGATCTTTCATCTGTTCTGTAATTGGTTTCCCATCAATGATTTTACTTTTTCCATTCTCAAAGCTTTCTTGTAATGCAGTTTTGCGAACTCCCTCAATCATAAAAGAAGAATTCATATCTATTTCTGTACCGGAGCCTGAACCGCCTCGTACAGCCGCCATTCCCGCCTTACCTTTTCCTTCTTCTTCTCCTTCTGAAGCTCCTACTAGTTTAAGTCCGTCAGAAATTCCGAGAGTGCTAGTTATGTAATTATAGTCTTTTACATACTTTGACTTCGCTAATTGATCTGCTTCTTTTGTATTAAGCTTCGGTGGATTAGGCATCTCTCCAGTTTCCCTAGCTTGTTGACCTAATTTGTCAAAATCAAGACTTAAAGTAACATCTGCACCGAGTTTTTTTCTTGCTGCATCAGCAGCTTTTTTTGATGCATTTTGGATTGTGAATCCTGCCAACACCAAATTTGTAACAATTAGGAAAACCGCCATCAAAATTAATGATGTTCCTACTCTTTTTTTCATACTGAGAATTGCTCGTTTCATAAAGTTCATTTTTTCTTACCTCCTTGATAACTTGTATTCTATATAGGTTATCTAGAGTCTATATGGAGCTAATCGGTAGTTTATCTAGAGATATAAGGAGTTTATGTGTAGTTATTCATTGACCTGGTCAAGAAAGATCGGAACACATATTCAAAAACGTAATCGTTTTTGAATATTGGCAAGGAAGTTATGGCTTTAGATAGCATTGAATGAGAGCATACAAATCCATGCTTATTACGTAATTTCTATACAACAAATAAAAACCACCCTATTTGAATGGTTCTATGTGTGCTTGTTAAATATGAAAATTCATTAAAGAATATGGAGGTTTTTTGAAGTTGGTCGGATTTTCTAATAATAATATTGTGTTAAAAAGCCTAAATTATAATTTTATAAGTTAGGCTTTTATGCTATCTATAAGAAAAAGTTATAGAGACTCATAATATTTTATAATTTAACCTATTGTATTTAAACAAGTAAAATAAAAGTAACAAGTGCATACATTAAGGAGGTTTTTTGATAGTGACAGAAACTATAACATTTAGGATTGCAACGGCAGATGATTTAGATGAAATTGTAAAAATGCTTGCTGATGATGTTTTAGGAAATAAAAGAGAGCGCTATGAAACACCACTCCCTGATAGTTATATAAGAGCATTTCATGCTATTGATTGTGATCCAAATAACGAGTTGATTGTAGCGTGTGATGGGACGGAGATTGTCGGTATTCAACAAATTACATTTACGCCTTACATTGTACGTCAAGGGGGTTGGAGAGCTACAATTGAGGGTGTACGGACAGCCTCATCAAAACGTGGTAAAGGTATAGGAAGTAAACTTATTAAATGGGCTATTCAACGTGCTAAATTACGGGGATGTCATTTAGTACAGTTAACAACAGATAAAGAACGACAAGAAGCTTTACACTTTTATAAGAAATTAGGTTTTAAAGATTCTCATGAAGGATTAAAACTCTTTCTCTAATGAATATAGCTATTTATATACCAAAAAGACGTATATTGTAAGGTTAATTAACTATAGGCTTCGAAAATTATGGTAACTATCACTGTATTAAATATACAAATTGACACATTGTCTTTCATATAAATTACGTCACTTCAAAAGGTGTACCTTTTGATACGAAAATAAGCAAGTTAATGTTCTCTTTTATGAATGAGAATATTAACTTGCTTTTTAGGTTTTTGTAAAAGATATTTATAGTTTTATTTTATTGATAGCTTTATAATATAATATACAAATTCCCCACCTGTTTTATAATTCAAGCATCTACTATTAGGAAAAGAGAATATTTTACAATTAATTTACAGCATAAATTTTGTCCATCTTTTAGACGATATGTATTTTGGAGGAGGTTAATTTGATTTTTTCAAAACTCATTGATCGATACGCCTTGTATGATTTGCACAAAAAAAGAAGTGTAAAGTTTCAGTATACTTCTCTTTCTAACACCTCACTATATATAAAGGACATAGAATTTTTTTATAAAGTAAAACCATCTCATATTCATTTTAACATTAAGCATTTAAAACAAGAAAAGGAATACATGGTTGGACAATTCAAATATAAAAGCTCGGTTCAATCTGGTGATTCACGCAACGATTCTGTCACTGGAGAATTATTTTTACATAAAAATGAAAATGCACCTCATGTCATCTTTGTTCACGGTTGGAGAATGGATTCTAACGAACGTGTAAAAAAAATATTCCACGACCATATGACCAACTTGAAGTGGAATATGTATTATTTCACTTTACCATATCATTTTGACAGAAAACCGAACCAATCCCTATACAGTGGAGAGTACATGGTAAGTGCCAATGTTGAACGAACTGTAGAAGCAACTAGACAAGCGGTAGCTGATTTACGAACTTTGATCAAATGGATAAAAGAAAATAAAAATGGTCCCTTGATTTTAATAGGAATCAGTTTAGGTGGAGTTATTACTAACTTAACATCTCTTGTTGAACCAGAAATTGATGTGTTAGCATCCATTTTCTACGCGAATCGACTCTCATATTCAATTTGGAAGACAAATCCAGGTAAATTTATTAGAGAAGATTTGGAACATCATGGTGTTACGTATGATGATTTAATAGCTTATTGGAAAATCACTGAACCGAGTCAAGCGTTACCAAAAGTAAAAAAAGAAAATATTTTATTAATTTCAGGTAAGCACGATCTATATGTGCACTCTGAGGATACGGACTATTTGTGGGAATCCTGGGAAAGACCTACGCGATATATTTATACATGCGGACATGCCGGGATTGTTCTTAAACGTAAAAAAATTGCAACTGATACTATCAATTTTATTCAGAATCGATTGAACTCCTCACACTTCCCCAAAGACATACCTTAAAGTGAGGGATTACTAAGTATAGAATCTTATACTTGTAATCTTTCATTTTATACCAAGTTCATTTCATATGGAAAAGGGTTACTCATCATTTTCACCAGGGGCTTATTTTTATAAAAAGAAATTATTGTTGTTTACCCTTTATATGCAATATTACATATAAAAATCTTTAATTGTTCTGTTATAATTTTAAGAGTAAATTATGCATCCATTAATTTACACCATCCATATCTACAGTTATGGAAACCCTAATTACATATAAAAAAGAGAAGAACTTTGGTGAGTTCTTCTCTTTTTTATATTTTTTTAAGATTACTATCCAAAGTAATTATTGCAATTACTTTAAGCTGGCTTTTGAATTATAAATTCTGATTTTCATACTTCTTCATGAGTCTAGATAAGAAAAAAGAATCTACTCCTTTTCTAGCCAAATAAAAGAAATTTTTTTAAACAGTTATTTTAATTTGTACTGTTTTCCTATATTAATGCCTGCCCATGAGTATTTCCCTGAATTATATATTAAGGAATGAAAATGGATTAATTCTTTCCGAGTATGAATTCGAATAGGTATCACTTGCAATATGTCATTAAAATAAAAAGGATTATCACTTGGTTTAATTAGAAGACTAAGTGTACATAAATACAACGACATGAAAACACTTTGCTCCTAAATCCACTACTTGTATTATTGGTTGCGTGAAACTCCTTCTTGAGAAAGGCTTTAATTTCCGAATATTCTGTTGACTGTTATCGCATATCCAATTTACAATTTAATTGTGATATTTTTTCACAATTAAACTACTTAGAATACACTTCATTTATTCGAAAACAATTACAAATAGAGGTGCTAAAATGAAAACAAGAGTAAATCCAGAGTTATTACAAGGGTTAGAGATGTTTCCAAATCTCGATTTACACCCGGAAAACTTGCAATCAATCAGAGAAGGAATAGCTCAAATGAGACCACCTACCGTTGTTGATGAATCCCTTTCGTTAACAGATGAAGTCATTGTTGGACCTGATGATAATCCGTTACCATTAAGAATTTATCGTCCAAAATCAAATAATGAACCTTTACCTGTCTTATTATGGATACATGGTGGTGGTTATATCTTAGGGTCTATAGATGATAACGATGATACTTGTATGAGGTTTGCAAAAGAAGCTGGCTGTGTGGTCGTGTCTGTAGACTACCGCTTAGCACCTGAACACCCTTACCCAGCACCAATTGAGGATTGTTATTCAGCTTTAAAATGGATTGCTGATAATGCGAAGTCATTAAACATTGATTCGAATCGAATTGGGGTTGCAGGAGTAAGCGCTGGAGGTGGACTAACAGCAGCATTATCATTATTAGCCCGAGATCGAAAATATCCTTCAATTTGTTTACAGATGCCACTCTATCCAATGATTGATGACCGAAATAATACACCTTCAGCGAATGAAATTAAAGAAGGATTTGTTTGGAATCAAAAGGCAAATGAAGCCGGTTGGAAAATGTATTTAGGAGAAATGTATGGAACAGATCAAATCCCTGTCTATGCAGCGCCTTCTCGAGCAGAGGATTATAGTGATTTACCATATACTTACACATTTGTTGGTCAATTAGATCCATTCCGCAGTGAAACATTAACCTATGTAAGCAAACTAGCGCAAGCTGGTGTTGATGTCGAGTTTCATTTATATCCAAATGCCTATCACTGGTTTGAAGGGTTAAATCCAAATGCCGATGTATCTATTTACGCTGTAAACGAAATGGTACAAGCAGTAAAGACTGGTTTCAAAAGAGTCTCTAAGGTTGAGGCTTAATCCCTTTACAAGAAAAACACTCGTAAATAGTATAATAGCCGATTCTCATTTAGAATCGGCTATTAATATGTAAAATTCACCTAATATATCAAGGTTGAGAAACAGATATAAGATGTTTAGGCGATGTGTTTATTTCCTCTGCCAACGCCTTAATGCTCATCATGATTTGAAGTATTTCTTCTAATGTTGTCCTCGGGTTGATAGAGCAAAGTCGAATTACTACTTTTTCTTTTAATTTAGTCGTACTTAGCATAGCAAATCCTCTTTGATTAATTTCTTCCACCAGTTTTTTGTTTATTTCATGAATTGTTTCTGTAGACGTTCGCTTACAAGGAATATAACGAAAAGTAACAATTCCTAATTGGGCAGGTGTTACTACTTCCCAATCTTTTTCTTTCCTTAAAAACTCTTCAACTTGTTCAGCCAACATAATGCCATGATCTATTGCCTCACGAAAAGCTGTGACTCCAAATGTTTTAAAAGAAAGCCATACCTTTAATGCCCTAAATCTACGAGAAAGTTCAATTCCACGCTCCCCAAAATTCACTTTTTCTTCTATATTAGTTTCCGTATCCTTAATATACTCTGGGATCATACGGAACGTTTTACTTAAATATTGGCTATTGCGAATGAGTACACAACCAACATCATAAGGCTGAAAAAGCCATTTATGCGGGTCTAACGTCAAAGAATCAGCACGATGAATTCCTCTTAACACCTCCCTTCCTTTTTCACTGAGAATTGCTGCAGCCCCATAAGCACCATCCGCGTGTAGCCATACATCTTCATCACCACATAGATCAGCCAATTCATCGAGGGAGTCCACCGCTCCGCAATTCGTTGTCCCTGCATTAGCAATAACACAAAATGGTTTTTTCCCTTTTAATCGATCTTCTTTTATTTGCTTTCTTAAAGTACTAACTGAAATTCTTAAATCTTCATCTGTTTCAATTCGGCAAATTTGATGATGTTTAAAACCTAATACTTTAAGTGCTCGATCTACAGAAAAATGAGTTTGGTTAGAAAAATACACAACCGCATTTTCTATGTCATTATTCAGCTTGACCTGTCTCGCTACAGTAAGTGCAGTCAAATTAGCCATGGAACCGCCACTGACAAATAGCCCTTCAGCTGAATCAGGGAATCCTAGCATTGATTTTAACCAGTTGATTGTCGTTAATTCAATTTGTTCAGCACCTGCACCTACTATCCAAGCTGTAGGAAATACATTAAACCCACTTGCTAAAAAATCTGCTATTACACCAACATAATTATTAGGACCTGGCACAAAAGCCATAAAATGAGGATGATCCACATGAGTAATTTGATTAAACACATTGTTATTAAGAAAATGAAGTAACTCTTTTGGATTGGATCCGTTTTCTGGAATCGTTTCAATTAGCTTGTCTCTAAAAATATTACTATCAATCGTTTCCGAAACTGGTTTACTTTTTAAATGATTCATATGATCAACAATCAAGTCCACCGCTTGATATCCTAACTGACGCATCTCTTCGGCTGATAACTGCAAGTTTTTTGTCATTTGGTTTACTCCTATTCTATTTAAAAAGGCGAGTTCTTGCTCGCCTTTTCATTTTTTATAATTTGTAATCACCGATTGCCTGTATTGGATTTTGAAGAATCATGTTGATTAACTGATGGATGTGATTCAATATTTCCTGTATTTTCTCCGCTTCATATACGGTTTGATCATATCCAAACTTTATTGTAAGTTTCTCTTCAGGGAAGCACATAATTCCATACTTTACATGAGGCTCATCAACAACTTCGTAATCTGTGATGGCAAAATTTCTGTTTTCATTTGAAGAAAAGATAGCTGAGTTAGTCGGATAGTTTTCAAAAACCCAAAGATGGTCAGTCAACTCAGTTTTTAATTCACTTTGTTTTTGTATATCAACAAATGAATAGTATGCATACTCATTACATTTCAATGTTTCTAGTTGTACTTTTTGCAGGAAGTCCACAAAAGATTGCGTTTCTGTCCATGCTAGTCGGATAGGCAAAATATTTGTGAACAGACCGAACATATTTTCAATCCCTTCTACTTCGGGAGGTCTGACTGATACTAGATTAGGTAATACTACTTCTCTCATTCCGTTGTATTTGCCAAGCAATATTCCCCATACAGCTAGTAATGCCGAATTCATAGTTATATTGTTTTTAGTTACAAATGTCTGTAACTGATTAGTCAAATCCTTATCTAATGTTAAATCCATAAATGTGAAATTTAACCCTTCACTTTGAGTTGGTACTTTCTTTTTAGGAATACTAATTTTCCGATTGTATCCTGATAAATAATCCCGCCAAAAATGACGTGCTTTCTCATGATCTCGTGCTACAGTCCAATCTATGAATGTCTCAAAAGGTTTCACTATAGGTAACTCTGCCGTAGTTCCCGCATTTATTGTTTCATAGAGCTGGAATAATTCGTCTATCAAAATGCTGACGCTCCAACCATCACATAATAGATGATGGGAACTCCAAACCACCCTATGCTCGTTATTTTCTAGTTGGAATATACAAAGACGGGTCATGAGTTCATCATTTTTGAATCCTTGACTTAAATTTTCATTCATCCACTGGTCTAGGAATTCTTGCTGTTCTTGTTTCGTCATCTCAATCAAGTTTTTTATCTCTGAAATCATTTGAACATCATGTAGAACAGCTTGCCAAGGTTGTGCTTGTTCATCTTGCACAATTATCGTTCTTAAAGAATCATGACGATCAACTAATTGTTGGAAACACTGAATAAAGAGATTAATATCCAGCTCCCCCTCAAGTGCCCAAATTGTTTGTTCGAAATATGCATTTGTATCAGGTTCAGTCGCAGCATGTTCATAAATAACTTCCTGGAAAGGTGCCAATGGGTAAATACGTTCTATTTTTATTTCTGGCATTTTTTCTTGTATTTTGATAAGTGTATGTTGATTAAGTTGTTTATCTTTAACATTTAGTACTGTAACTTTATTATCGTTCATTTTGTTTACATCACTTGTTTGCGAATTTGGAAGATGATCAAGCTTTTTAACAAATTGAACCATGTCTCCTAATATAGGAAATGAAAATAAATTTTTTGGCTCCAGCTCAAATCCTTGTCTATACAGTCTGACGGAAACTTGA
It encodes:
- the bla gene encoding class A beta-lactamase, which produces MIVSKKFFHISHYKKMLPVVLLSCVTLIGCSNSNIQSAPPKQTKQENTSNHSFVKLEKEYDAKLGIYALDTGTNQTVTYRSDERFAYASTHKALAVGALLQKKSIEDLDQRIKYTSKDLVNYNPITEKYVDTGMTLKELADASLRYSDNTAQNLILKQLGGPSEFKKSLREIGDTVTNPERFEPELNEVQPGDTRDTSTPKALATSLQAYALGDILSVEKRNFLIDLMKRNTTGDNLIRAGVPGEWEVADKTGSGSYGTRNDIAIIWPPNKKPIILAILSNHAKEDAKYDDKLIANATKIVLDALKVTNK
- a CDS encoding ABC transporter ATP-binding protein — its product is METILQFKNLDYYYESNGKKVAILENVNFSFQKGHFYTILGPSGSGKTTTLSLGCGLDIPKNGYVLFNGKDIRKIGLDRYRNQNVSVIFQSYNLITYMSALQNVLTAMEITGVKVQNKTARALELLEKVGLTEVEAKRNVLQLSGGQQQRVAIARALSCNVDLLIADEPTGNLDEETAMDIIELFQELAHKENKCIIVVTHSQEVAKKSDRAVYLSKKKLVVNEI
- a CDS encoding ABC transporter permease; translation: MNFMKRAILSMKKRVGTSLILMAVFLIVTNLVLAGFTIQNASKKAADAARKKLGADVTLSLDFDKLGQQARETGEMPNPPKLNTKEADQLAKSKYVKDYNYITSTLGISDGLKLVGASEGEEEGKGKAGMAAVRGGSGSGTEIDMNSSFMIEGVRKTALQESFENGKSKIIDGKPITEQMKDQNVALMEKRLAELNNLKVGDKVKVQSGDKKETLEVEIIGIYETNEQAMGQQAPPIMDPANKLYMPHSTMKKLEIDQGISSIQVVYFLKDPQNIEAFKEEAKKSDIDFNYYKLDAHDSLYKQMIGPIENISSTSQMIIYIVSIAGAIILGLIIMLSIKARRKEMGILLSIGEKKWKLMAQFVVEVVCIAILAFGLSITTGAKISQFIGNNLLSSEIATAGEETNTSQNGTVMVAGPGGTVQNQKEDPIDKINVSVTGEDVGKMGGIGLAIAILATLLPALSILRLNPKQILLKDE
- a CDS encoding GNAT family N-acetyltransferase, whose translation is MTETITFRIATADDLDEIVKMLADDVLGNKRERYETPLPDSYIRAFHAIDCDPNNELIVACDGTEIVGIQQITFTPYIVRQGGWRATIEGVRTASSKRGKGIGSKLIKWAIQRAKLRGCHLVQLTTDKERQEALHFYKKLGFKDSHEGLKLFL
- a CDS encoding alpha/beta hydrolase, translating into MIFSKLIDRYALYDLHKKRSVKFQYTSLSNTSLYIKDIEFFYKVKPSHIHFNIKHLKQEKEYMVGQFKYKSSVQSGDSRNDSVTGELFLHKNENAPHVIFVHGWRMDSNERVKKIFHDHMTNLKWNMYYFTLPYHFDRKPNQSLYSGEYMVSANVERTVEATRQAVADLRTLIKWIKENKNGPLILIGISLGGVITNLTSLVEPEIDVLASIFYANRLSYSIWKTNPGKFIREDLEHHGVTYDDLIAYWKITEPSQALPKVKKENILLISGKHDLYVHSEDTDYLWESWERPTRYIYTCGHAGIVLKRKKIATDTINFIQNRLNSSHFPKDIP
- a CDS encoding alpha/beta hydrolase; the encoded protein is MKTRVNPELLQGLEMFPNLDLHPENLQSIREGIAQMRPPTVVDESLSLTDEVIVGPDDNPLPLRIYRPKSNNEPLPVLLWIHGGGYILGSIDDNDDTCMRFAKEAGCVVVSVDYRLAPEHPYPAPIEDCYSALKWIADNAKSLNIDSNRIGVAGVSAGGGLTAALSLLARDRKYPSICLQMPLYPMIDDRNNTPSANEIKEGFVWNQKANEAGWKMYLGEMYGTDQIPVYAAPSRAEDYSDLPYTYTFVGQLDPFRSETLTYVSKLAQAGVDVEFHLYPNAYHWFEGLNPNADVSIYAVNEMVQAVKTGFKRVSKVEA
- a CDS encoding pyridoxal phosphate-dependent decarboxylase family protein, with the protein product MTKNLQLSAEEMRQLGYQAVDLIVDHMNHLKSKPVSETIDSNIFRDKLIETIPENGSNPKELLHFLNNNVFNQITHVDHPHFMAFVPGPNNYVGVIADFLASGFNVFPTAWIVGAGAEQIELTTINWLKSMLGFPDSAEGLFVSGGSMANLTALTVARQVKLNNDIENAVVYFSNQTHFSVDRALKVLGFKHHQICRIETDEDLRISVSTLRKQIKEDRLKGKKPFCVIANAGTTNCGAVDSLDELADLCGDEDVWLHADGAYGAAAILSEKGREVLRGIHRADSLTLDPHKWLFQPYDVGCVLIRNSQYLSKTFRMIPEYIKDTETNIEEKVNFGERGIELSRRFRALKVWLSFKTFGVTAFREAIDHGIMLAEQVEEFLRKEKDWEVVTPAQLGIVTFRYIPCKRTSTETIHEINKKLVEEINQRGFAMLSTTKLKEKVVIRLCSINPRTTLEEILQIMMSIKALAEEINTSPKHLISVSQP